A single Anabrus simplex isolate iqAnaSimp1 chromosome 10, ASM4041472v1, whole genome shotgun sequence DNA region contains:
- the LOC137502407 gene encoding uncharacterized protein translates to MDSKRAKNFTEQDKNILLDIVEQFISVIGNKRTDATSVKEKNTAWEEITKLYNANCQSGPRLPKQLHYLYDTLKRKARQHIADDKVEHYKTGGGTFTPKTDNIDERFIAMVKPQLEPLRNCYDSCAEYLGDVVLDVINPSDDHLQKAPEVVTQTALEVEIQKSPGVIPQTAPIVHKVPEVVTQAVPDVHRAPEVVTPTPTCSRSAAINSDQCNGNGNVIRRKRAAECMADRIIKRKNIKDKYDHEIHEKKLKIMTTEEAVKAREEETSILVLDHMKRCHKLIENKLEIELESASLERQVKLNQLENIRIENELKTLELKIKQAQYDQLKCNIDI, encoded by the exons AtggatagcaaaagggcaaaaaacTTCACTGAACAAGACAAAAATATATTGTTAGATATTGTAGAGCAGTTCATAAGTGTTATAGGGAACAAAAGGACTGATGCAACGAGTGTGAAAGAAAAGAATACAGCTTGGGAGGAGATAACCAAATTGTACAATGCTAATTGTCAATCAGGACCCAGGCTCCCGAAACAGCTGCACTATTTGTACGACACATTGAAGAGGAAGGCTCGGCAGCATATTGCAGATGATAAG GTGGAGCATTACAAAACAGGAGGTGGAACATTTACTCCAAAAACAGACAATATAGATGAGAGATTCATTGCAATGGTGAAACCTCAGCTTGAGCCTCTGCGGAATTGTTACGATTCATGTGCTGAATATCTTGGAG ATGTTGTACTAGATGTGATTAATCCATCAGATGATCATCTGCAAAAGGCACCAGAAGTGGTCACCCAAACAGCCCTTGAAGTTGAGATTCAAAAGTCACCAGGAGTCATCCCCCAAACAGCCCCTATAGTCCATAAGGTACCAGAAGTTGTCACCCAGGCAGTCCCTGATGTCCATAGGGCACCAGAAGTGGTCACCCCAACGCCCACATGCAGTCGATCAGCTGCAATAAACAGTGACCAATGTAATGGTAACGGTAATGTTATAAGAAGGAAGAGGGCAGCAGAGTGCATGGCAGacagaataataaaaagaaaaaatattaaagaCAAATATGACCATGAAATtcatgaaaaaaaattgaaaataatgacTACTGAGGAGGCAGTAAAGGCAAGGGAGGAGGAAACCAGTATTTTAGTGTTGGACCATATGAAAAGATGCCATAAACTAATTGAAAATAAACTTGAAATAGAACTGGAGAGTGCAAGTTTGGAACGACAAGTGAAATTAAACCAGTTAGAGAATATTCGGATAGAAAATGAACTTAAAACCTTAGAACTTAAAATAAAGCAAGCACAGTATGATCAATTAAAGTGCAACATTGATATTTAG